In Penaeus vannamei isolate JL-2024 chromosome 13, ASM4276789v1, whole genome shotgun sequence, the sequence attattattgttattattattattattatcattattatcattattattattattgttattattatcattattatttttattattattattattattatcattattattattattactaatattattatcattatcattagtattatcattattattattattattattatcattattattataattatcattattattactattatcattatcattattatcattattgtacctatctattagagagagagatatggagacaatcacacagaaagacacacacacacacacacaaatacatatacacatatacgtttgTACATTTTTTATTCAGGTTGGGGGTTGATAAGtaatctttatcctttttattattgagGCGAAAATGAACTAACCAGTTTGGCTATGACTggcttaaaaaaggaaaaaaaaaatcctaccatCTAAAAGAATCACATCAATTAAAAACCTACTTTACAAACCTAACTTTCTTTCTCGGATATATTCCATGTCAATTGGATAATGCTAATAAGTAGAGAGGTATGAAAATCGCGTTTCTTTgtttaaacacaaataaatacattgaatattaaatacaaacaaatagattaaatcttaaatacaaacaaatagattaaatattaaatacgaataaataaactgaaaattaaatacaaataaatacattaaatatTGAATACGAACAAATAGATtaaatatcaaatacaaataaatctATTGAATAtcaaatacgaataaataaattgaatattgaataaataaattgaacagtaaatacaaataaacagattaaatattaaatacaaatacataaatcaaatatcaaatacaaataaatctATTGAATATGAAATACAAGTAAATCaattaaatatcaaatacaaataaataaattgaatattaaatacaaacaaataaattgaatatgaaatacaaataaacaaattaaatattaaataaaaataaataaattgaatattaaatacaaataaattaattaaatacattcataaataaataaaaagacggcCAAGTCAATGTCTCCCAATTTATTCATGATCTTGCACCTATTCTAACTCGAAAACTGGGACACATTGCACTAATTTCAATAGATGTGCAATTACCTTCATCTCTTTTAAAGTACAGCAAAAATATCCAGTACTATTAAGGATATATTTACCATATGATCTCCCTGTTCACCTTGTCCTATCTCTATCTACTGTCATCTATCTACCAATAGATCTATCTGCCTAATCTACTTCAGGAATCAGACCGTAATAATTTCGCTCTCCGCTTGACTTTCCCCTTCACTTTCCGCTTCACTTTCTGCTTCATCGTTTGCAACAAATTGGTAATGACACACTGGGTGAATTACGCCCACTTACGCCTTGTCGCGATCTGATCTTGCACTTTTCATCTTCGTTAGTGCCATCCACTTATCAATCTGGGTAATAGGAGGCTATTTCCAGACTGACACgtgtcatttctttctctctttctctttctctctctttccctttccctttccctttccctttccctctctctctctctctctttctctctctctctctctctctctgtctctctttctctgtctctctttctctttctctttctttttttctctctctttctcttttctttctctttctctctttctctttctctttctctttctctatatccccatccccatccccatccccatccccatccccatccccatccccatccccatccctcttcccctcttccctcttccccaccgacATCCCTCTCACCTCAAACCCTCTATCCTCTTCACCCattagtctccctctccctctttccccaccaacATCCCTCCACCTCAAACCCTCTATCCTCTTCACCCATcaatcacccttttcctctccctcaccccttcttcacccatcagtctccttctccctctccctccctcttcccctcacaccaacctccctccaccttcaaccccctcccaaaCTCACGTGTTTTCGAAGGTGGCGACCCTGGCCTTGAGCGCTGTCTCCTTCACGTCCCTCTTGTGGGAGAGCCTCGCCTCGGCCAGACGGAAGTCCTCCTGGATCTTGTGTGGCCAGGCGTACATGCGGTTGATGAGGGGCACCTGGTCTTCCGGGACGCGGCCGAACTGTCCAGAGGGGTACATTATGGGCTATTTTTGAGACAGATTTTATACAGTTAATAGTTAAGACCCATTTGCCAAGAAGGGTACAATAAAGGGTATTTTTAAGACAACTATTATACAGTCATAAATAAGCGCGCGACCCATCTGCCAAGAGGGGTACATTATGGGCTATTTTTGAGACAGATTTTATAGTAATAGTTAAGAGCGAGACCCATTTGTCAAGAGGGGTACGGTAAAGGGTATTTTTAAGACAACTATTATACAGTCATGAATAAGAGCGAGAGCTATCTGCATAGTACAGTACAAGGGTACAGTTAAGGGTATTTTTGAGATAGATTTTATACAGTAATAGATAGGAGCGGGACCCACCTGCCAAGAGGGGTACAGTTAAGGGTATTTCAAGACAAATATTATACAGTTataaagaagagcgagagggatagcGTACAAGGTATTTTTGAGACAACTTTTATGCACCTATAAATAAGAACGAGGCCCACCTGCCAAGAGGGGTACTTATAGGGTACTTTCAAGACAACTATTATACAGCCATAAATAAGAGCGAGACTTACCTGCAAGTACAAGGTATTTCTGAGACAAATAGTACACAATTAAGCGTCAATAGGAGCGAGATCCCCTTGccaagaaagggaaagtgagagggctTTTTGAGACACCTTTTACGCAGTCGTGAACCAGAACGATCTCAGAGAGGTCACAGTTTGTGATAATTGTATACCTAAGAGGGGAATTTGTACGTCGTTTTCACAGTCTTTGGTGAAAACGCGACCTAGCTGCCACTATAATTCACAgtataattcttttttatttatatctatttctaagtCACTTATTTACATCTATACCGaagccatctctctctcatatgagaACAACACAATGGACTTGCCATAAAAAATACAAGCATCGGGTAtcatttgtctttatattttttataattgagAAAAACACGACCCAACCGCCAGGAGATAACAGCATGAGATAACTGTTTTAATGTTCATTACACTGTTATTGAAAACAACGTGACTCACTTTTCAGGAGGGGGGGGTTAATGTGTGAGATATTTTTCGACGTCTATTATTGAGAACAAGAGAACCATCCACCAGGGAGATCAAAGTAAGGGTTAATTCATATAAATCCATATCAAAGTCATTGAGAACAGAGCCACAAAACTATAAGCAAGTACTAGTTTCGACGTTTATGACATACTCATTCAAAACAGCGTGACCCCAGCTGTCGGGAAAGTCACAGTCAGGatttattttcacatttattACGCGACGATTTATAAGAGAGTGACCCAGCCTCCAGGAGAACCACACCAATGGAACCATCAATGGAACCAAACTGCCAAGTGGAACAATTAAGGAAGCTTATCACAAAGACActtataaaaaatacacaaaggaAGAAAGTGACCACCCTCAAATATACGTAATTACCGAGATGAATAGGAGAGAATTAGAAAGGTTATTAATAATTcgagaaaaaataggaagtaCATAGCAAACTCCTCAATAAATTTAGTTCCCAAATAACGATACATTTATAGCAGAgccaataataaaagcaattttCTTATTTCTGATTCTGTTCTTGTTCTGTCTCTTATCCTATTATatttaggagaaggagaaggagagagggagagggagagggagagggagagggagagggagagggagagggagagggagagggagagggagagagagagagagagagagagagagagagagagagagagagagagagagagagagagagagagagagagagagagagaaaggagagagagagaaaaaggagagagagagaaaaaggagagagagagagagaaaggagagagagagagagaaaagagagaaaggagagagaaaaaggagagagagaaagagaaaaggagagagagagagagagaaaagtagagagagagagaaaaaaggagagagagagagaaaaggagagagagagaaagagagagagagagagaaaaggagagacagagggaaaaggagagacagagagaaaaggagagacagagagaaaaaggagagagggagagagaaggaaagagagagagagagagagtgtgagagagagggagagagagaaagaaaaggagagagagagagagaaaggagagagagagagaaagagatagaggagagagagagagaaagagatagaggagagagagagagagagagagagaaagaaaaggagagagagagagagagagagagagagagagagagagagagagagagagagagagagagagagagagagagagagagagagagagagagggggagggggggtgtggagagaggagggagggagagagggagggagggagagagggagggagggagagagggagggagggagagaggaggagagagagagagagagagggagagagagagagagagagagagagagagagagagagagagagagagagagagagagagagagagagagagagagagagagagggggggagggagggagggagggaggagagggaggagtgggagggagggagggagggagggagggagggagagagagagagagagagagagagagagagagagagagagagagagagagagagagagagagagggggggggagagagggagaaagggagggagagagagagagagagagagatttactgttttttttcgttttttttcttctttttgaaggtACAGAGAAAGGCATgaagacatatataaaaatgattataaaacgaCAGTTGACGCCAAAGgacatttattttctctcatcaACTGATAAATAATTCTCTCAATACATAGAATCGAATCAAAACTAAATCCTCATTTACGAACAGATTTTACTAAGGCAAATACTATTAAAAAACTtatgaaggaaaatgaacaaTTTCACAAGACGAGAGACATCATTAACGCTTCGAAACTCGTAACTTTATATGCAATTTGGTGAAGTGACTCATTCCGATGGATAATAATTTGCTCGCATTACTCTCCGGTGAGTCAGCAGGACACGTAGACCTAAtcaaagagaaaataagtaaataatcaacgcagaaaaggaatgaaataatAAACGTTGACTTgagttctctctcctttcgacgCTGAATGCGAACGTTTCCCGTCAGCAGTACTGAGCGCCTGTTTTCTGCCGTATCCATGCCAGGTAGTTCGTGACTTTGGCATAGACTCCTGGTCTTTCTGGCCTGGCACAGCCCATGCCCCAGGACACGACGCCCACCAGGTAGTACCGCCCGTCCCTCGCCCAGCTGAGAGGGCCTCCGGAGTCCCCCAGGCAGGCGTCCTGACCCTCCCTGTAGGTGCACATCATGTTGTCCGTGACTGCGGTCTTGAGGTACTGCTGGCACTCGGCCGTCGTAAGGATTGGCAGCTCCACCTCCTGCAGGACGTTGCTCGGCGAGCCCTGGGGCTCCGTCCTCCCCCAGCCGGTCACGGTGCCCGTCTCGCCCTGGAAGTCCAGGGAGGCGAACCGGAAGGGCAGGCAGATCGGCCCCACGCCGGGGCCGTAGGACGCCGCCGAACTCAGGCGAATGAGAGCGATGTCGTTGTCGACCTTGTTCGCGTCGTAATTCTCGTGGACAATTATCTCGGCGATTTGGAAAGTATTCTCGAAGGGCGTCTCGCCATCTTGGTCCTTCATGTAGTCGCCAAGGGTCACGTAGAGATCCCCCTGCGGGAAGGCGACGGCGCAGTGGGCGGACGTCACCAGCCACTCCCGGTGGATGAGCGTCGCGCCGCAGAACACCTCCCTGAAGTTCTGCTTCCGCCGCAGCGCCGCCTGCCACGGCCACTCGCCGGCGTTGGCGTTCTGTCCCCCCACGACCCTGGCCGGGCCCTTCGACCCGCACCCGCACGTGCTCGCCACGACCTTCAGCTGGCAGTCGAAGAACGAATAAGCGGCAGTCCCTTTTTTACTGGCGTAAAACGCGGCCCTGAACACGTTGCTGCTGGTGGAGACCGTCAGTGCCCCGGACCCGCAGTAATACCTGTAATCATCATAGGAGccggaaggagagaaatagaagacgtCCACGCAGTCCTGCCCAGCGGAGAGCACTCTGAACTCGGGGCAAGACAGCGTCATGGTGGTGCCGGCCGGAGAAACGGCTTCCCACACGCAGGACACGCTGCTGGTGCCATAGCCGCTCGGGGACGTCAGCCGCACGCTCTCTCCAGCCTGAAGGGTGATGCTCCCAGAACATCCCGTGGACTGCCGCGCCCCCGGGAAGGCTTCGGAggccgccaccgccaccagcaACCACAGACTCTTCATCGTCAGTGTTCTCCGTCCTGAAGTCGAGCTCAGTGTGAAGCAAGTGTCGCTGCGCCGCCCTGGCCCGCTGGCTCCAAATCAGGCATGATTTACGCGTGCTTAGGCATGCAACTGCGGAGCCGCGATTTATGGTCGCGGTTGCCATTTCACTGATTTCATATTCTGTATAACACGTAacatcgcgcgcgcgcgcgcgagagagagagtatgtgtgtgtgtgtgagagagagagagagacagagagggtgtgtgtgtgagagagagagacagagagggtgtgtgtgtgtgtgtgtgtgtgtgtgtgtgtgtgtgtgtgtgtgtgtgtgtgtgtgtgtgtgtgtgtgtgtgtgtgtgtgtgtgtgatgagagagagagagagagggagaggtagatatagagagagaaagaaagagagagagaggtgtgtatgtgtgtgtgtgtgtgtgtgtgtgtgtgtgtgtgtgtgtgtgtgtgtgtgtgtgtgtgtgtgtgtgtgtgtgtgagagagagaacgagagagatgtgtatgtgtgtgtgtgtgtgtgtgtgtgtgtgtgtgtgtgtgtgtgtgtgtgtgtgtgtgtgtgtgtgtgtgagagagagagagagagagagacaaaggcagagagagagagagagaggacaaaggcagagagcagagagagagagagagcgagggagtgtgtgtgtgtgtgtgtgtgtgtgtgtgtgtgtgtgtgtgtgtgtgtgtgtgtgtgtgtgtgtgtgtgtgtgtgtgagagagagagagagagagagagaacagagagagaaagagagagagagcgagagtgtgtgtgtgtgtgtgtgtgtgtgtgtgtgtgtgtgtgtgtgtgtgtgtgtgtgtgtgtgtgtgtgtgtgtgtgtgtgtgtgagtgagagagagagacagagagagagagagagagagagagagagagagagagagagagagagagaaagagagagagagagagagagagagagagagagagggagagagggagagagagagagagagagagagagagagagagagagagagagagagagagagcacaagaaatacatacacatcgTCTTAATATGGGATCGAAACGCGCCAAAAACACCTCCCGCTgtgatgttatttatttttgtttctatctctcccaTGTGTCAAAGTGAACGCGATgaactcatagaaaacggacgcaAAATTCAACGGGATTCTGCACAAAaccgagaaaagaaagacaaatctaTGCGCAAGCGAgaagaatgtatataaatacatgaatgaaaatgaaactagccttttacctatatctcattgtggctgctttcattttcatttttgtgttcacgtgattgtgtttgtgcttgtgtacatacatacatctatctatctatctatctatctatctatctatctatctatctatctatctatctatctatctatctatctatatctatctaatatatatatatataatatatatataatatatatatatatatatatatatatatatatatatttaagtatatgtatatatatatatatatatatatatatatatatatatatatataataagtatatgatttaaaagtatatatatatatatatatatatatatatatatatatatgtatatatatataaaagtatatatatataagtacacacacacacacacacacacacacacacacacacacacacacacacacacacatatgtatatgtatatatatatatatatacatatatatatatatatatatatatatatatgtatatgtgtgtatatgtgtgtatatgtgcgtatatgtgtgtatatgtatgtatatatgtgtgtgtgtattcataagtaGATATATCTATGCACTCCCTTTTAATTACCTCtccttatttgttttttgtttttttcatttgtgtctTTGTAACGCACCAATGGACCTTTCGTCAATTTCTCTGATTAAAAAATACTATTCAAAGAAAAATAACGCTTTATTGTCATTCAGATGTAACATTTGGTGCAACTGAAACCCATAATGCTTcttaatattttttcctcttaaCTCTGCTTCGACATCTCTATGACGACGGAGACTCAGGGATGGCAAAACCCTCCGCCCGTCTTCGCCTCTATCCACTCCAGGTAGTTGGTGACCCTCGCGTACACTCCCGGCAGGCCCACTTCGGCGCAGGACCTCCCCCAGGACACCACGCCCACCAGGTAGTGCCGCCCCTGCCACTCCCACACGAGCGGTCCGCCCGAGTCTCCCTGGCAGGCGTCGTGGCCCGGGTCGTACGTGCACATCATGTTGCTGGTGATGGCCCCGTGGAGGAAGCCCTTGCACTCGGCCTCGGAGATGACGGGCAGCTCCACCTCGTGCAGCGCCTCGTTGACCTCGCCCTGGAAGACGTCGGTGCCCCAGCCCGTCACGGTCGCGTTCTCGCCCTGGAAGTCCTTCTCGGCGAACTGGAAGGGCAGGCAGACGGGGCCGATGCCGGGGCTGTACTGGACGGGGCCGCTCAGCCGGAGGAGGGCGATGTCGTTGTCGACGGTAAGCGGGTCGTACTCTTCGTGCATGATTATTTCCTGGATGGTTATGTGCTGCTCGTACTGCGTGTCCGCGTTCTGGTTGTAGACGTGGTCGCCCAAGCTGACGAAGATGTCCTTCTTGTTGAACTGCTCGACGCAGTGGCTGGCAGTCACCAACCAGCTGTCCAGCACGAGGGACGCGCCGCAGAAGACTTCGCCGTTGGAAACGAAGCGAAGAGCCGCCTGCCATGGCCACTCGTTGGGCGTGGCTTCCTCCCCGCCCACAATCCTCGAGCCGCTGCGACGCCCACACTCGCAGTCGCTCGGCGGGTTAGTAGTTTCAGGGAAGGAGGTCGTAGGCTTTGGACCGCGGATGGTGGTCGTCggaggcgggggcgggagggTCGTGGTCTGCGCCGAGCCCTGGTCTTTAGGCCCTACAGTCAGGACACAACTAAATCCCCGATAAAAGTTGAAATGAAGTTTGGGTCGAGAAAAGAAGTAGGCAGCGAAGGCGTTGTCGTTGGTTGTGATGCCCACGACGCCGGAGCCGCAGAAATAGCGAGCGTCCGACATGTAGCGGTTTCCGGACGGCGAGGCGTAGAACACGTCCACCGCGCAGTCCTTTGCAGGGGCCACGTCGAAGGAGGGGCAGGTCATCGTGATGGTGGTCCCCGGCGGAGACTGGGCGAGGTACAGGCAGGTTATGCCgttggggtaagggaaggggtagTTAGGCGAGGAGAAGTAGGTGGATTCTCCGTTTTGTAGGGTCACCTGCCCCCCACAGGAGCTCTGCCGCAGCGCCGGACTGGCAGACACGCAGGCCACAGCAGCCGCGACCAAAATCGTTTCCATTCCTTGTAGAAACATCGCGCTAGCTGATCAGGAagccctctcgcctctcgctgaTCTGGCCGCCCTCTCGCCTCCCGCTCCTTTATATTACTGACTCGCTTAACGTCCTGAACCACGAATAGATCGATACACATGTGTTCCACAGGCTACTCTTAATGAAACCCCATTTAATGGACACCTGTGCACATAACAGGGCGCTCACGTTTAACATaaatatgttgataatgaaatgaaatgattaaaataaaacaacaaaaaagtagtTCGGCGTATAAAGTTTTCtgaaattttcctttttcctgaTGGGTAGTCATGCCCTTATAACGAAAATGCTTGGCATGAGTTTGCAGGAACCTACTTAACTGAAGGAGGAACTTGGGGCGGTTCACAAAGCCCTGCGTTTCCTGCAGCAGAATAAACATCTCTACCATCCTGCTTACCTGAAGAAGGAGCATCAGACGCCCTGTGACACCTCGTATTTCCTGTGGGAGGAACCTACCTGTGAGAGGAGCATCAGACGACCTGTGGCCTCCTATATTTCCTATAAGGAACTTCCCCGAAAGAAGAACACAAGCCTCACGtcaaaagaaaaaggagcatACCTGAAGGAGGAACATCAGGCGGTCGGTGGCGTTCTGAATCTCCTGCAGGAGCTGCGTCATCGTCTGGGAGGAGCAGACGTGGAGGTAGTTGCTCAGCTCGACGATTTCCGCCGTCACGTCCGTCACCTGGCTCAGCTTGGTGGACATGTCGTCGAAGGAACGGCagattctgggggggggggggggggagggggcgaaggtatTTAAAATCAGTTTATCAATTTACTAATCCCTTGATCGATTTGTCAATcaatttattaatcaatttattttccAATTTATCAATCACCTTGTTATTCAATTTATTTTCCAATTTATCAATCACCTTGTTATtcaatttattgatttattaaccAATGTATTACTCAACTTATGAAATCTAGGTATTAACAAATTGATCAATCAATTTATTACTCGATATACCAATCAGTGTATCAATTTATTGCTTCTTCCcatgtttatttacctatttattcatctatgctATCATCTAAATTTTCTAAAGTTTCTCATTCTTcaaatcatttatctattcaaatatgcattcacacacagatacagattgtaggtgtatgtatatatgcatttatgggtgcacttatatgtgtgcgtgtacgtgtatgcatatttgtaaatatgtgaatgtatatgtgcgtgtgtgtacatgtttgtgtgtgtgtatatgtgtatgtatatgtgcgtgtgctaccgtgtttgtgtctgcatgcatatatgtgcatgtatatgtgtatctgtatatatttgtatgtataggtgtatgtgtatatatttgtacgtgcatgtatatgtttatgtgcgtgcgtgtatgtgtgtacgtatgcagtTGTGTatgcaaacaaaataaaagaaaaaacacgttCTTTGACTTTTTATTTCCAAGTAAAGCAACGTCGATTAAGCCCCACATTTACGCGCTTATAtaaatccacattttttttttcaccgatattcgaatgacaaaaaaaaaaaaaaaaaaaaaaaaaaaaaaaacgtcgatTAAGCCCCACATTTACGCGCTCATAtaaatccacatttttttttcactgatattcgaatgacaaaaaaaaagagaactcaCTCCTTGTCGTGTTCCTTATTCCGCGCCACGAAGTAGTCCTGGATCGCCGTGGTCAGCTCGAACACCTGCgcggaggaataaaaggaggatcGCTTGAACGGGATCTTTTGTATCtatctgtacgtctgtctgtatgtctgtctgtctgtctgtctgtctgtctgtctgtctgtctgtctgtctgtctgtctgactgactgtctgtctgtttatctgtccgtccgtctgtctgtctgtctgtctacctgtccggCTATTTGTCTACCTGTCCGTCTGACTGTCTACCTGgccatccgtctgtctgtctacctgtccttctgtctgtctgtctatcaggggaggggaggaggaggaggaggaggaggaggaggaggaggaggaggaggaggaggaggaggaggaggaggaggaggaggaggaggaggaggaggaggaagaggaagaagaagaagatgaggaagaggaagacgaggacgaggacgaggacgaggacgaggagaaggaggaggaggaggaggaggaggaggaggaggaggaggaggagaagaaaaagaagaagaagaagaatgagaatgagaagaagaaaaagaaagaagaagaaaaagagtaaaaaggagaaggagaagaagaagaagaacaagaaaaagaagaagaaaaagaagaagaaaaagaacaaaaagaagaaaaagaagaagaagaaaaagaagaagaaaaagaagaagaaaaagaagaaaaagaagaagaaaaagaagaagaaaaagaagaagaaaaagaagaagaaaaagaaaaagaaaaagaaaaagaaaaagaaaaagaaaaagaaaaagaaaaacaaaaataaaaagaaaaagaaaaagaagaagaagaagaagaagaagcaaaagaagaagaagaagaagaagaagaagaaggaagaggagaaggagaaggaaaaagctgaggaggaggagatggaaaaggctgaggaggatgagaaggaaaaagagaaagagaaagaagagaaggagaaagggaaagagaaaggaaaaggatcacgaaagaggaagaaaagaaagggaaagag encodes:
- the LOC113806161 gene encoding chymotrypsinogen A, with translation MFLQGMETILVAAAVACVSASPALRQSSCGGQVTLQNGESTYFSSPNYPFPYPNGITCLYLAQSPPGTTITMTCPSFDVAPAKDCAVDVFYASPSGNRYMSDARYFCGSGVVGITTNDNAFAAYFFSRPKLHFNFYRGFSCVLTVGPKDQGSAQTTTLPPPPPTTTIRGPKPTTSFPETTNPPSDCECGRRSGSRIVGGEEATPNEWPWQAALRFVSNGEVFCGASLVLDSWLVTASHCVEQFNKKDIFVSLGDHVYNQNADTQYEQHITIQEIIMHEEYDPLTVDNDIALLRLSGPVQYSPGIGPVCLPFQFAEKDFQGENATVTGWGTDVFQGEVNEALHEVELPVISEAECKGFLHGAITSNMMCTYDPGHDACQGDSGGPLVWEWQGRHYLVGVVSWGRSCAEVGLPGVYARVTNYLEWIEAKTGGGFCHP
- the LOC113806162 gene encoding chymotrypsinogen A-like; translation: MKSLWLLVAVAASEAFPGARQSTGCSGSITLQAGESVRLTSPSGYGTSSVSCVWEAVSPAGTTMTLSCPEFRVLSAGQDCVDVFYFSPSGSYDDYRYYCGSGALTVSTSSNVFRAAFYASKKGTAAYSFFDCQLKVVASTCGCGSKGPARVVGGQNANAGEWPWQAALRRKQNFREVFCGATLIHREWLVTSAHCAVAFPQGDLYVTLGDYMKDQDGETPFENTFQIAEIIVHENYDANKVDNDIALIRLSSAASYGPGVGPICLPFRFASLDFQGETGTVTGWGRTEPQGSPSNVLQEVELPILTTAECQQYLKTAVTDNMMCTYREGQDACLGDSGGPLSWARDGRYYLVGVVSWGMGCARPERPGVYAKVTNYLAWIRQKTGAQYC